A genome region from Natronosalvus rutilus includes the following:
- a CDS encoding glycoside hydrolase family 3 N-terminal domain-containing protein — translation MQETNTEQVAALLETLSLEEKVAQLGTVRIGTLLEDGSFSRDRALETIPHGIGRVTRVGRESRLEPAALARVVRDVQSFLEAETRPGIPAIFREEALCGYAGRRGTAFPQSIGMASTWNPELLERVADGMSSQLRAVGCRATLAPVLDLGLDPRWGRIEETFGEDPALVGRLGLAAIEGFQGGNHGSVLATAKHFAGHGRPEGGQNRAPATRSFRTLEANDLRPFRAAVERGDVESIMAAYHAVEGVPCHADERLLTGVLRDEWGFDGTVVSDGRGIELLCDDHHVVPDRAAAGRIALRAGIDVELPERECYGSALLEAVRDGEIREALVDRAARRHLEQKSRLGLFESATPDPDCVGEVFDSEEHRRLARRAARETLVLLENNGVLPLSTDATVAVVGPNADSPRHLLGNYTYAAAESDESGLDVVTPLEAIRDRLQTRSVRYERGCEVRAEDDATDGESGDFDAATAAARDADVVLACVGGRSGIDVERDATGTAGEGLDRTSLSLPGRQQALLEAVAATGTPLVVVLVNGRPLSLASLDTPAAILEAWLPGQAGGLAIADVLFGDVDATGRLPVSIPRSAGQLPVHYRRTALSAEQDYVDEPADPWYPFGHGESYATFEYANFDVASTTVPIGGAIDLSLDVTNAADRPGVEVVQLYVRDREASVTRPVRELRGFRRLSLPPGERRRVSFSLSTDALALLDRDAEWVVEPGSFEVQVGRSSADIRLRETVTVTGALEPPSSPVAVLDSMGHR, via the coding sequence ATGCAAGAGACCAACACGGAGCAGGTCGCCGCGCTGCTCGAGACGCTCTCCCTCGAGGAGAAGGTGGCTCAACTCGGCACGGTGCGAATCGGAACGCTCCTCGAGGACGGGTCGTTCTCCCGCGACCGTGCGCTCGAAACGATACCCCACGGTATCGGTCGCGTTACGCGCGTCGGCCGAGAGAGCCGCCTCGAGCCCGCGGCTCTCGCTCGCGTGGTCCGAGACGTACAGTCGTTTCTCGAGGCCGAGACGCGACCCGGAATCCCCGCTATATTCCGCGAGGAGGCACTCTGTGGGTACGCCGGGCGACGGGGAACCGCGTTTCCGCAGAGCATCGGGATGGCCAGCACCTGGAATCCCGAACTCCTCGAACGCGTAGCTGACGGGATGTCGAGCCAACTTCGCGCCGTCGGTTGTCGGGCAACGCTCGCGCCGGTTCTCGACCTGGGGCTGGATCCCCGGTGGGGCCGCATCGAGGAGACATTCGGCGAGGATCCCGCGCTCGTGGGTCGGCTGGGACTCGCCGCCATCGAGGGGTTCCAGGGTGGGAACCACGGCTCGGTCCTCGCAACCGCCAAGCACTTCGCCGGCCACGGCCGCCCCGAAGGCGGCCAAAACCGCGCGCCGGCTACCAGATCCTTTCGAACGCTCGAGGCGAACGATCTCCGGCCGTTCCGCGCCGCTGTCGAACGGGGTGACGTCGAATCGATCATGGCGGCCTACCACGCCGTCGAGGGCGTCCCCTGTCACGCCGACGAACGACTCCTCACGGGCGTCCTCCGGGACGAGTGGGGGTTCGATGGAACGGTCGTCTCCGACGGCCGCGGGATCGAACTGCTCTGTGACGATCATCACGTCGTCCCCGACCGCGCGGCAGCTGGGCGGATCGCGCTACGCGCCGGTATCGACGTCGAACTACCCGAGCGCGAGTGCTACGGTTCCGCCCTTCTCGAGGCGGTTCGCGACGGGGAGATCCGCGAGGCACTCGTCGACCGAGCCGCCCGTCGCCACCTGGAGCAGAAGTCTCGACTCGGCCTCTTCGAGTCGGCGACCCCCGACCCGGATTGCGTCGGCGAGGTCTTCGACAGCGAGGAGCATCGTCGCCTTGCTCGACGAGCCGCTCGAGAGACGCTCGTCTTGCTCGAGAACAACGGCGTCCTGCCGCTCTCGACGGACGCGACCGTCGCAGTCGTCGGGCCGAACGCTGACAGTCCCCGACACCTGCTCGGCAACTACACCTATGCGGCTGCAGAATCTGACGAGAGCGGCCTCGACGTGGTCACGCCGCTCGAGGCCATTCGTGATCGCCTGCAAACGCGATCCGTTCGGTACGAGCGCGGGTGTGAGGTTCGCGCCGAGGACGATGCGACCGACGGCGAGTCGGGCGACTTCGATGCTGCGACGGCCGCCGCCAGGGATGCCGACGTCGTCCTGGCCTGCGTCGGGGGCCGATCCGGTATCGACGTGGAGCGGGACGCGACCGGCACCGCGGGAGAAGGCCTCGACCGGACGTCGCTATCGTTGCCCGGGCGGCAGCAGGCGTTACTCGAAGCGGTCGCCGCAACCGGGACGCCGCTCGTCGTCGTGCTCGTCAACGGACGTCCCCTCTCGCTGGCTTCTCTCGACACCCCCGCGGCCATTCTCGAGGCGTGGCTTCCCGGCCAGGCCGGCGGTCTCGCGATCGCGGACGTGCTGTTCGGCGACGTCGACGCGACCGGGCGCCTCCCCGTGTCGATCCCGCGATCGGCCGGACAGCTCCCGGTTCACTACCGCCGGACGGCCCTCTCGGCGGAACAAGATTACGTCGACGAACCTGCAGATCCGTGGTACCCGTTCGGCCACGGGGAGAGTTACGCGACCTTCGAGTACGCGAACTTCGATGTCGCGTCGACGACGGTACCGATTGGCGGGGCGATCGATCTCTCCCTGGACGTGACGAACGCAGCCGACCGTCCAGGCGTCGAGGTGGTGCAACTCTACGTGCGCGACCGCGAGGCCAGCGTGACGCGCCCGGTTCGGGAACTTCGCGGTTTCCGGCGCCTCTCGCTCCCGCCAGGCGAGCGTCGACGGGTCTCGTTTTCGCTCTCGACGGACGCGCTCGCGCTTCTCGATCGGGACGCCGAGTGGGTCGTCGAACCGGGATCGTTCGAGGTGCAAGTCGGCCGATCGTCGGCCGATATCCGACTCCGCGAGACCGTGACGGTGACGGGCGCACTGGAACCGCCGTCGTCGCCGGTCGCCGTGCTGGATTCGATGGGGCATCGGTAG
- a CDS encoding mandelate racemase/muconate lactonizing enzyme family protein: MNEDEPDYRIPQGGGVPWRDMGMEESHRPADRDIEITDVKTMAIAGNFTWGIVKVETDSGVYGLGETFRAEAALDMAGRMSIDLEGENPLDTDRIVELLEQRYTATGRIGQAAFTAIETACYDIKGKVLDVPVYELLGGKYRDEIKIYCDTHGGESLGEAVAYDPTDVYTPESYARAAREVVDEGFDALKLDLDVPTHAAYDEANRRMDNAAIEHKVRLVEAVRDEIGYDIDLGMDLHWNFTVETAIRLGKKLERFDLAFLEDPVPPEKFEAQKRVTRALDLPVLTGENLVKPHQFNKAARDGVFDIAAPDVNKCGGLGEYRKIAMICDLYGVPVASHNISSPLGTVAGAHASASIPNFLMMEYHSRDVPWWNDMVERVEGSGPILEDGYIDLPEGPGLGVRLNRDLCREYLADGSELIV; encoded by the coding sequence ATGAACGAGGACGAACCAGACTACCGTATCCCGCAGGGCGGCGGCGTCCCCTGGCGGGATATGGGCATGGAGGAGTCACACCGGCCCGCAGATCGAGACATCGAGATTACAGACGTGAAGACGATGGCCATCGCCGGGAACTTCACCTGGGGGATCGTCAAAGTCGAGACCGATTCGGGGGTCTACGGGCTCGGCGAGACGTTCCGGGCGGAGGCCGCGCTGGATATGGCCGGGCGAATGTCGATCGACCTCGAGGGCGAGAATCCGCTCGACACCGATCGGATCGTCGAACTCCTCGAACAGCGATACACGGCGACCGGCCGCATTGGCCAGGCGGCGTTCACCGCAATTGAAACCGCCTGCTACGACATCAAAGGAAAGGTGCTCGACGTTCCGGTGTACGAACTGCTCGGCGGGAAGTACCGCGACGAGATCAAGATTTACTGCGACACTCACGGTGGCGAGTCCCTCGGTGAAGCCGTCGCCTACGATCCGACGGACGTCTACACGCCGGAATCGTATGCCCGAGCGGCTCGCGAGGTCGTCGACGAGGGCTTCGACGCGCTGAAACTCGACCTCGACGTGCCGACGCACGCCGCCTACGACGAGGCGAACCGCCGAATGGACAACGCGGCCATCGAGCACAAGGTGCGACTCGTCGAGGCGGTTCGCGACGAAATCGGCTACGACATCGACCTCGGGATGGACCTCCACTGGAACTTCACCGTCGAGACGGCGATCCGCCTGGGCAAGAAACTCGAGCGGTTCGACCTGGCCTTCCTCGAGGACCCGGTGCCGCCGGAGAAGTTCGAGGCCCAGAAGCGGGTCACGCGGGCGCTGGATCTGCCCGTACTCACCGGCGAGAATCTCGTGAAGCCTCATCAGTTCAACAAGGCCGCCCGGGACGGAGTTTTCGACATCGCTGCCCCGGACGTGAACAAGTGTGGCGGCCTCGGGGAGTACCGAAAGATCGCCATGATCTGTGACCTCTACGGCGTTCCCGTGGCCTCCCACAACATCTCGAGCCCACTCGGGACCGTCGCCGGGGCGCACGCATCGGCGTCCATTCCGAACTTTCTGATGATGGAGTACCACTCTCGCGACGTCCCCTGGTGGAACGATATGGTCGAACGCGTCGAGGGGAGCGGTCCGATTCTCGAGGACGGCTACATCGACCTCCCCGAAGGCCCCGGCCTGGGCGTTCGGTTGAACCGCGACCTCTGTCGGGAGTACCTGGCCGACGGGTCAGAACTGATCGTCTGA